One Nocardia iowensis DNA window includes the following coding sequences:
- a CDS encoding alpha/beta hydrolase: MRGTTPTAAQGLDRTASHAHGDSTRFHSRFTTKDHHRIRTGIGLLVVTATLSMAPGLAHATPEPVKCTATAFDIPGGRMGATLCAPGPAAEAVMLLIPGASINQNYWDSTYQPETHNFRRAMNVAGYATLTVDRLGTGTSSRPPGTAVTSIGQAAGIHQIVGELRRGLPDAQPFSKIILGGVSLGAGIAILEATTYHDVDAVFLSGYSHHIDILGTLSAAITFVPAAIDPRFAGRGYDLAYLTTAPGTRAASFLPADTPPQTREIAEQSADVFTITELLDGLPTVVTALTNQINVPVLLTNGSADKLCAPQVCANTDALHAAEAPYFAHGILTAFVLPDAGHALNLASNTGDHHAAVSNWLTTATS, from the coding sequence ATGAGAGGCACCACGCCAACCGCAGCACAAGGATTGGACCGAACAGCTTCCCACGCTCACGGCGACAGCACCCGGTTCCATTCCCGGTTCACCACCAAAGATCACCATCGCATCCGAACCGGAATCGGACTGCTCGTCGTCACCGCCACTCTGAGCATGGCCCCCGGCCTCGCACACGCAACTCCCGAGCCCGTCAAATGCACCGCCACAGCATTCGACATCCCCGGCGGACGCATGGGCGCGACGCTCTGCGCCCCAGGACCGGCGGCCGAGGCGGTCATGCTGCTGATACCCGGCGCCAGCATCAACCAAAACTATTGGGACTCAACCTATCAACCCGAAACGCACAACTTTCGGCGCGCGATGAACGTTGCGGGCTATGCCACCTTGACCGTGGACCGCCTCGGCACCGGCACCAGCAGCCGCCCGCCCGGCACCGCAGTCACCTCGATCGGGCAAGCCGCCGGAATCCACCAGATCGTCGGTGAACTACGCCGCGGACTGCCCGATGCCCAACCGTTTTCCAAGATCATCCTGGGAGGGGTGTCCCTCGGTGCAGGGATCGCGATCCTCGAAGCCACCACCTACCACGACGTCGACGCGGTGTTCCTCAGCGGCTACTCACACCACATCGACATCCTCGGAACACTCAGCGCAGCAATCACCTTCGTGCCCGCCGCCATCGACCCGCGATTCGCCGGCCGAGGCTACGACCTGGCTTACCTGACCACCGCACCCGGAACGCGCGCAGCCTCATTCCTGCCAGCTGACACCCCGCCGCAAACCCGGGAGATCGCCGAACAGTCCGCCGATGTATTCACCATCACCGAACTCCTCGACGGACTCCCGACCGTGGTTACGGCATTGACCAACCAAATCAATGTGCCGGTCCTGCTCACCAACGGCTCCGCCGACAAGCTCTGCGCACCACAAGTTTGCGCCAACACCGACGCCCTGCACGCCGCCGAGGCACCGTATTTCGCGCACGGCATCCTCACTGCCTTCGTGCTCCCCGACGCCGGACACGCCCTCAACCTCGCCTCCAACACCGGCGACCACCACGCCGCCGTGAGCAACTGGCTCACCACCGCCACTTCCTAG
- a CDS encoding MBL fold metallo-hydrolase, whose protein sequence is MTISLDRFTRPATVYSHQFGAHRVTYLPDGVALVEPRAWLPAADEEMWLDHTHLINPDGYLVASVGALMIEIDHHTMLIDTGVGPLALPTPFGLLRGGQLLESLAAVDKSSDDIDLIALTHLHLDHLGWLWQSAPGQSASPFAHAEVLVGAVEWSHPELANTDGVANEMLDVFASQVHTITDGQTILPGVEAIATPGHTLGHIAYSIGSGGRRLLAFGDAIASPIQISHPHLTSASDDDPVRSVTTARHLINELSRDDTTGFGLHFADVQLGHVTQTSLGRRWIAENSR, encoded by the coding sequence ATGACCATCAGCCTCGATCGATTCACCCGACCGGCAACCGTTTACAGCCACCAATTCGGCGCGCACCGCGTCACCTATCTTCCCGACGGCGTCGCGCTGGTCGAACCCCGCGCCTGGCTACCGGCAGCGGATGAGGAGATGTGGCTCGACCACACACATCTGATCAACCCCGACGGATACCTCGTCGCCAGTGTCGGTGCCCTCATGATCGAAATCGATCACCACACCATGCTCATCGACACCGGCGTCGGGCCTCTTGCCCTGCCCACCCCATTCGGGCTCCTTCGTGGCGGGCAACTACTGGAAAGCCTTGCCGCAGTCGACAAATCGTCGGACGACATCGACCTGATCGCGCTGACGCACTTGCACTTGGACCATCTGGGTTGGCTATGGCAAAGCGCACCCGGGCAATCCGCGAGCCCCTTCGCACACGCAGAGGTACTCGTCGGTGCCGTCGAATGGTCTCACCCCGAACTCGCGAACACCGACGGTGTCGCCAACGAGATGCTCGATGTCTTCGCCTCCCAAGTCCACACCATCACCGACGGCCAAACAATCCTGCCCGGGGTCGAGGCCATCGCCACCCCCGGGCACACCCTCGGCCACATCGCCTACAGCATCGGCTCGGGCGGGCGTCGGCTCCTCGCCTTCGGTGACGCCATCGCCAGCCCCATCCAGATCAGCCATCCACATCTGACCTCAGCCTCCGACGACGATCCCGTTCGATCGGTCACCACCGCGCGCCATCTCATCAATGAACTCAGCCGCGACGACACCACCGGTTTCGGACTCCACTTCGCCGACGTCCAACTCGGCCACGTCACCCAGACGAGCCTGGGCCGCCGGTGGATCGCCGAGAATTCCAGGTGA
- a CDS encoding 2OG-Fe dioxygenase family protein: protein MLEEHTDTTIVVPAGVPGRHPHLQRRTYRRVTVLTDPAFKALVERMLQLIPPQSRQGSGTFAIHLLRTFTNVVTGVHQDGEQYVFVYVLDKHAQGGETILYSGDGPRNRVFGIELRPGQLLAFDDVKFLHEATPLRPLPGQLRAHRDALVCTVNLPKIVGR, encoded by the coding sequence GTGCTGGAGGAGCACACCGACACCACGATCGTGGTGCCTGCAGGCGTTCCCGGGCGGCACCCACACCTCCAGCGAAGGACCTACCGGCGCGTCACGGTGTTAACGGATCCAGCCTTCAAGGCCCTCGTCGAGAGGATGCTTCAGCTGATACCGCCCCAATCCCGACAGGGCAGTGGGACGTTCGCAATCCACCTGTTGCGGACTTTTACCAATGTGGTGACCGGCGTTCACCAGGATGGTGAGCAGTACGTGTTCGTCTATGTGCTCGACAAGCATGCGCAGGGTGGCGAGACCATACTGTATTCCGGGGATGGCCCGCGAAATCGCGTGTTCGGCATCGAGCTGCGGCCCGGCCAGCTGCTGGCGTTCGACGATGTAAAATTCCTGCACGAAGCGACACCTCTGCGCCCACTGCCCGGCCAATTACGCGCACATCGAGATGCGTTGGTATGCACGGTGAACTTGCCGAAGATCGTGGGCCGGTGA
- a CDS encoding flavin-containing monooxygenase, with translation MLTQRSTRHREPANGIPHFKVVVIGAGFGGIGMAVALKHAGTENFTILDSGNTVGGVWRDNTYPDCNCDVPSHLYSFSFAPYRDRRTRYPGQPEILAYLQNVVSEHGLEPHLQLNTAISEATYLDTEGSWWLTTTCGHNIVAEVVVFAVGQLHRPHIPEFPGQSEFSGPAFHSARWDHDQDLHGLDLAVIGTGSSAAQLIPALAGLARTVRVFQRTPNWVLPKPATHFGPLARIALAVPFGHKLYRHALAYGADAVLAPIMRRGWSARPAEWAARRYLRREISDPVLRAKLTPDYPVGGKRILVDSGYYQALNEPNVELITDPITNITTTGIQTADNRHHHADAIIYATGFHASEFLVPVTVRGRGGRLLHEQWSTGAQAFMGLAVPGYPNAFLIAGSNSFNPAGSNPEMKERQINYILKCLRWREETGAATVEVSADAMGHHQEWMRTTLAKTVWPYSVSSWYKHPSGRVTNPWPSSARTFRRMLRHHPSQVFTAMTGLGTGRTSTTQLASGKGLVGGTTVRFEQTGTVRRRRTR, from the coding sequence ATGCTTACTCAACGCAGCACCCGCCACCGCGAACCGGCGAACGGAATCCCGCACTTCAAAGTGGTCGTCATCGGCGCGGGATTCGGTGGCATCGGCATGGCCGTCGCGCTCAAACACGCTGGGACCGAGAACTTCACGATCCTCGACAGCGGAAACACTGTCGGCGGTGTCTGGCGCGACAACACCTATCCTGACTGCAACTGCGACGTACCGTCGCACCTCTACTCGTTCTCCTTCGCCCCCTACCGAGATCGCAGAACCCGGTACCCCGGCCAACCCGAGATCCTTGCCTACCTCCAAAACGTTGTCAGCGAGCACGGACTGGAACCGCACCTGCAGTTGAACACTGCCATCAGCGAAGCCACCTACCTCGACACCGAAGGCAGCTGGTGGCTGACAACGACCTGCGGGCACAATATCGTCGCCGAGGTCGTGGTCTTCGCTGTCGGTCAGCTGCACCGCCCCCACATCCCTGAGTTCCCCGGACAATCCGAATTCAGCGGACCCGCGTTCCACTCGGCGCGCTGGGACCACGACCAAGACCTGCACGGGCTCGACCTTGCGGTCATCGGCACCGGATCCAGCGCAGCCCAGTTGATACCTGCCCTGGCGGGTCTCGCCCGTACCGTGCGCGTATTTCAACGCACCCCCAACTGGGTGCTACCCAAGCCCGCCACACACTTCGGACCACTGGCGAGAATCGCGCTAGCAGTGCCGTTCGGCCACAAGCTCTACCGGCACGCGCTCGCCTATGGCGCGGACGCCGTGCTGGCACCGATAATGCGGCGCGGCTGGTCAGCCCGGCCTGCCGAATGGGCTGCCCGTCGCTACCTGCGCCGTGAGATCTCAGACCCCGTCTTGCGCGCGAAACTCACACCCGACTATCCCGTCGGCGGCAAACGAATCCTTGTCGACAGTGGCTACTACCAGGCACTCAACGAACCGAATGTCGAGCTGATCACCGACCCGATCACCAATATCACCACCACCGGCATTCAAACCGCCGACAACCGACACCACCACGCCGACGCCATCATCTACGCGACAGGCTTCCACGCGTCGGAGTTCTTAGTGCCGGTCACCGTGCGCGGCCGAGGCGGCAGGCTGCTACACGAGCAATGGTCTACGGGCGCACAGGCTTTCATGGGTCTCGCAGTACCCGGATATCCCAATGCCTTCCTGATTGCCGGCTCCAACTCGTTCAACCCCGCAGGCAGCAACCCGGAAATGAAGGAACGCCAGATCAACTACATCCTCAAATGCCTGCGATGGCGCGAGGAGACCGGAGCCGCCACAGTGGAAGTCAGCGCCGACGCGATGGGACACCATCAGGAGTGGATGCGCACGACTCTGGCCAAAACAGTGTGGCCATACTCGGTGTCGAGCTGGTACAAACATCCAAGCGGGCGCGTCACGAACCCATGGCCATCCTCTGCTCGAACTTTCAGGCGCATGCTGCGTCACCATCCCTCGCAGGTCTTCACCGCGATGACGGGACTGGGCACCGGCCGCACCTCTACGACACAACTTGCCTCGGGCAAAGGATTAGTCGGCGGTACCACCGTACGTTTCGAACAGACCGGGACTGTCCGACGTCGAAGAACTCGGTGA